The DNA region AACCAAGTTTTTATAAAGAGTAAAACCGTACAACGTCTCACCTAAACACAGCTCTGTGGCTCTGCTCTTGCTCTACTCCATTCAACACACAGGAGAACAGGCCAAAGGACTCCGCACCTGGAGGACACAAGGCAGGAGAGGAGCTTTTAGGTCATTGTGATAAAAATGGAATAACAAAGTGCCAAAACAAGAGTACCATACAGGAGTAACTTTGCTGAATTTAGTGTCTATCAATCATGTTAAATGGGGCATTCTAACTTCTGTAATTCCTTTGAATTAAGAAAGTAAGTACAGCTCTTTGTCTTCAGAAAGGTAAACATAGTTTCAATGAATTTACAACACAATTGAGTATGAGCATTATCCTGAGCCAGGTCTGCCTCAGGGGGAAAAAAGGGTAATTGGCAGCAGCCAGCCACACAAAACTCACCAGAAGAGTGTAAATGTTTGTTCACAAACACATTGCGGAACTTGCGTGTTCGAGGTCCCCCGCCAACTCCTGCCTCAGAGGACGAAGAAGCCCTCGACAGACGTGATGACTTCCTTTCTCTCTTCAGCTCGCTGTGATCCACCTCATAGTCCTCTTCCTCGTTGGCTGACTCATATACCGTCTCTGTGTCGCTTTCATCACTGTAGCTCTGGTAGCACTGCTTCAAGCTCACCAGTTCTAACTTGGCGTGCTCGTCCACCACTAGGGTGTACTTAACAGAGTCATAGGAGAGGCCGTCGGCCTCGGAGCTCTGAGCGTGTGCAGTCCGCAGGGCCCCCAACCCCCCCGACTCACCCTTAGAGCTAGACTTAGAGCCCCTGTCCCACAACCCCCTTTCCCGCTCCCCTCCCTCACTGTCAGATGGCCTAAAGCatgaggagatggagaaggaACGTGGAGGAGGTGCAGGGGGGTGCAGGTAGACCTCGTCCTCCTCGCTGATAGAGGGGTTTGTTCGGTTGGGGAGGGCAGTGTTTGTGTACGCTGGGGGTCCCTCCGCGTCAGAGCTGATTGACATGCGATTGCCCTCGCTGCTCTGAGACAGGAAGGGACGGTCAGAGTCTGGACggtcagtgtctgtgttcttctgGTGTACCGGTGTCAGGTAGATCTCCTCTGTGGCTTCTGGCTGGCGCTCCTCCTTACTGCAGCACCCCCGCCCATGCCCCTGTCCTCCTCGCCCCCTGCTCCCATCCCTATCCCCATCTACAGCTTTGTCTCTCATGCTGTCTGCTTTCGGCTTTGCTGCTGTCGTCCGGTTGTGTGGAGCAGTGGAGGACTTCTTATCCCGCTGCTTTGCGTCACGCCGCCTGCCCCGTGATTCTGTCGGTCCATGTGAGATGAACGTGGAGTAGTCCTTGCTGTATGCCTTGACTGCCTTCTCTGGTACTCTACCTCTGTGTTGGGGTTGCTTGGCCACAGAGCCATCGTTGTGCTGCTGGACTTTAGACTCATCGTTGACCTGCTCATTAGTGGGTGTCAGATCGCctttaacacacacaaacaaaacaacagcACAAGCAAAAACAAAAGATTATTAACTAGGCCTCAAACTGCTGAAGGATTATAAGGGATGTAGCTACAGTAACAGTATCCATGCTGCATGGGAAAGAGTTACAGGATGAGAGCCATTTTTGGGGTTTCCTGGCCAACATGTTCTTATTGTATGTATCATACTGAAGTATGAGAACGCCGAAGATGTTGGGCTTTTAATATTTTCTATTTCTTGAACATTTGAAGGATTGTGACTGTGAGTGTTCATGTCAGGGTCACCTTATGAAGGAATTTGGTATTACTCTCACAAGAAAGTACtgtatacatgtacagtatatggttTAAACCAGTGAATATCCCATTCTCACCTGTTAtgtggggggaggaggagtttGAGTTTGACAGATTCTCCTTCCATGTGTCCTTCTTTCCAAATGAGTTGTTGTTAATTGTATCCTTGTCCTACAACgatattacagacagagagaggtaaagatcGAGAGataggaagagcgagagaggagagaaagatagttAGATGTAACTTTTATTTGATCAACTTTACATCACCCTTTAAGAgtgtgcgtacacacacacagtctgtacagctaaccttgtagggacacacaattcagtcacattcaaaatcctattttcccaaactcctaaccctaaacctaacctgtaCTTtcacccttaccctaaccccaaccttaaccctaacctaaaaaCCTAACCCACAAAtgaaccctagctcctaaccctaaacataattctaaccctaattataaccttaaccctaaaccccataGAAATAGTATtagacttctggtccccacaagaatagttagacacgtccacacacacacacacacacacacacacacacacacacacacacacacacacacacacacacacacacaaaagagtgGCTGTTAAAACGCATGAGTGGTTGTTCTGCCTAAGAAGACGGCTGTTCTCTATTCTCTATTATTACCACACAGTCCAGCCCAGTCAGTCCACAGCCCTTTTCTAGCCAAGCAGCTCTATGATCAATGACTTGTCTCAGCTGCCAATCACATCTACCCAGTCCTAGCCTCTGTTCCAGGCTTCCTGCAGCCAAGTGATGAACGAGGCTTTGGACTACGGTAACGCAAGATCACAGCCATCTAAATATATGGCGCTGGCTTCACCAAGCCCCGATGACATCATCTCACATACCATCACAATTTGAATCGGCTGCCAGGAAGAGGAATCAGGAGCTAGCCAATAAAGAGGAAGTCAAGACTGTTAGACTACACAGCAGCACACTGTCATAGAGACCATTCACAGTGATGATGCTGACTCACAGTCGTGATGCAGCTGCTGCTGGGCACTGTAACTGGCTCTGTTACCATGGTTACCATGGCCAGGAACTGGAGGAGAGCGAaactgtgtgtaggtgtgtgtgtgtgtgtgtttctttggtGTGTCGGGTTTGTGTTGATATAATGGTTTGATGTTGAAACGCTCCAAGTTCTATTTCTGAAATGAAAATAAGACATTTTGGAATTCATGGGACTGACTGTTTATCAAGACTGTGTTATCATTTTGGTAGCTGTTATCCCTTTGGTTGAAGTCTTCGGGTCTCAGGTAAGGTTACTCCTCATGTAGCTTCCCAAACTTTGGTACACTTCACCCTCCCCCTTGGCCTCCTGTCCACAGTAACCAACCCCGGCAACTAATAACCATCCACTGTGTAATCCGATTCACGACACCACCATAATCAGTCATGTTGCTCTGAGagattcaggtctctccaggccTCAGGCAAAATGGCACCGGCATAGTTTAGAGTAGTATCATCACGTCTAATAGCCTAATTGTCAGAAAAGTGTTCAGCCCAAATAAACAACCGTGATGACTGTAATGATAATTGAACTGCCGTGTGCGCCATAAGCTGCATTGGCCACGCACCTACGTACGCATGTGGCCAATGCAGCTTACATACATactcacgcatacacacacacacacacacacacacacacacacacacacacacacacacacacacacacacacacacacacacacacacacgcacacacgcacacgcacacacacacgcgcacacacacacacacacacacacacacacacacacacacacacacacacacacacacacacacacacacacggctcaaCCCATCCATCACAACAGCGTGATGTAACAAGGTGGGACACGTAGTGACGGCAACAGCCGTGGTGACATATGGCTGGCAGATGTTGTTCACAATCAAACTAATCTGTTTTTTAGTCTCAAAAAAGGGGCTAAAGTTTCTAAGTAATCGTTCACCTTGATCACATTAGAAATCTGAGTGGGTGTGATATAGTATAGAGCAGGGCTCTACAACCCTGTTGCTGGAGAGCTAGCTTCCTGTTGGTTTTCACTCcgccccagttgtaactaacccgattcagtttatcaaccagctaactATTACTAGAATCAGGGGCGCTAGACTAGGTTTGGAGCTAAAACCtacagaaacagggttggagagccctgctataGTCACTTGATCTTGAGGGGGGATGTAATTTCAAGGACTATGAAAATAGGCCTTgctacagcacaaacagatctgggaccagaataTCTGAATCAAGCTTTCACTACCTGTTTCCCCAGTCCTTGAGCTCAAGTGTCTCTGTCATCTGTACCAGGCTACCACTCAGACAGAGTAGGAGCGAGACATCAAACATGGTTCGCCCAATCCTTCCCAAC from Oncorhynchus mykiss isolate Arlee chromosome 1, USDA_OmykA_1.1, whole genome shotgun sequence includes:
- the mapk8ip1a gene encoding C-Jun-amino-terminal kinase-interacting protein 1a; translated protein: MLLYLSLAMESNEDGENWREEENGEKWMEDQWEKWLTHDISLEEFEDEDLSQVTEITDEAGASLNYDDLDSQDHVTWPASSEAGKADGRGFREVQAEMLHLDLIDAEGEIQEEEEHWGLIHGSLGDHRLNQEERGAVVLTPVRQQQPNVIEFKSAEHPVAMDTYRPKRPTTLALFPQVQPQPPQPPRTQDKDTINNNSFGKKDTWKENLSNSNSSSPHITGDLTPTNEQVNDESKVQQHNDGSVAKQPQHRGRVPEKAVKAYSKDYSTFISHGPTESRGRRRDAKQRDKKSSTAPHNRTTAAKPKADSMRDKAVDGDRDGSRGRGGQGHGRGCCSKEERQPEATEEIYLTPVHQKNTDTDRPDSDRPFLSQSSEGNRMSISSDAEGPPAYTNTALPNRTNPSISEEDEVYLHPPAPPPRSFSISSCFRPSDSEGGERERGLWDRGSKSSSKGESGGLGALRTAHAQSSEADGLSYDSVKYTLVVDEHAKLELVSLKQCYQSYSDESDTETVYESANEEEDYEVDHSELKRERKSSRLSRASSSSEAGVGGGPRTRKFRNVFVNKHLHSSGAESFGLFSCVLNGVEQEQSHRAVFRFVPRHSDELELEVDDPLLMVVQADDLWCKAYNMRTGACGIFPAYYAAKVTQEPIKDNKDDWVDRFRVKFLGSVNVPYHKGNDVLCAAMQKVANNRRMTLQPPSACILEINLKGVKIIVQDECRTSERGDKCFHFFQLKNISFCGCHPKHNKYFGFITKHPDHQRFACHVFMSDDSMMPLAQSVGKAFQLYYKETVGYSCPTEDIFIE